The following coding sequences are from one Chelonoidis abingdonii isolate Lonesome George chromosome 4, CheloAbing_2.0, whole genome shotgun sequence window:
- the CDKN1A gene encoding cyclin-dependent kinase inhibitor 1 isoform X1, producing the protein MLLIFLPAGNMPLSQSNMRQTPCNRKLCRNLFGQVDHEQLQNDLQDLMRKHLEEAQYRWNFDFETETPLEGKFKWERVLYPDVSPACLPSPDPSHSKGNGGEKNQSSPVLNISTKDLNVALSSETVQMGSESCKASSPRHLKRKQTSIKDFYSSKRRIVPCKPNP; encoded by the exons ATGTTGCTCATTTTCCTTCCAGCTGGAAACATGCCTCTTTCACAGAGTAACATGCGGCAGACCCCCTGCAACAGGAAGCTCTGCCGAAACCTCTTTGGCCAGGTGGATCATGAGCAACTCCAGAATGACTTGCAGGATTTGATGAGGAAACATCTGGAAGAAGCTCAATACAGGTGGAATTTTGACTTTGAGACGGAAACACCACTGGAGGGCAAGTTCAAGTGGGAGAGAGTCCTCTATCCTGATGTGTCTCCTGCTTGCCTGCCTTCCCCAGACCCGAGCCACTCCAAAGGTAATGGTGGGGAGAAGAACCAGAGCTCTCCAGTACTTAATATTTCTACAAAGGATCTTAACGTGGCCCTCTCAAGTGAAACAGTACAGATGGGCTCGGAGTCTTGCAAGGCCAGCTCCCCACGGCACCTGAAACGAAAGCAGACCAGCATAAAAG atTTCTACAGTTCGAAGCGGAGGATTGTCCCTTGCAAGCCAAATCCGTGA
- the CDKN1A gene encoding cyclin-dependent kinase inhibitor 1 isoform X2, with protein MPLSQSNMRQTPCNRKLCRNLFGQVDHEQLQNDLQDLMRKHLEEAQYRWNFDFETETPLEGKFKWERVLYPDVSPACLPSPDPSHSKGNGGEKNQSSPVLNISTKDLNVALSSETVQMGSESCKASSPRHLKRKQTSIKDFYSSKRRIVPCKPNP; from the exons ATGCCTCTTTCACAGAGTAACATGCGGCAGACCCCCTGCAACAGGAAGCTCTGCCGAAACCTCTTTGGCCAGGTGGATCATGAGCAACTCCAGAATGACTTGCAGGATTTGATGAGGAAACATCTGGAAGAAGCTCAATACAGGTGGAATTTTGACTTTGAGACGGAAACACCACTGGAGGGCAAGTTCAAGTGGGAGAGAGTCCTCTATCCTGATGTGTCTCCTGCTTGCCTGCCTTCCCCAGACCCGAGCCACTCCAAAGGTAATGGTGGGGAGAAGAACCAGAGCTCTCCAGTACTTAATATTTCTACAAAGGATCTTAACGTGGCCCTCTCAAGTGAAACAGTACAGATGGGCTCGGAGTCTTGCAAGGCCAGCTCCCCACGGCACCTGAAACGAAAGCAGACCAGCATAAAAG atTTCTACAGTTCGAAGCGGAGGATTGTCCCTTGCAAGCCAAATCCGTGA